The Alkalispirochaeta americana genome contains a region encoding:
- a CDS encoding methyl-accepting chemotaxis protein, which produces MKNIKLGIKLVGGFSLVAAIVLVVGFFGWMGANQMNRHVDEIARVRLPSVDALLSLRGESNALRIAFRSLLNPRMSMEDRERQYENIETARRRTYEDAIGIYEPLPQTPEEARLWQQFLPALETWAEYNNNFITETRRIEESEILNPEEYQVVIQGFIGDHQELIRNVAVLLITGNDFAGGDDHRRCGFGQWLAEYRTQNPVILQAIREIGPYHEAFHRTVTEIRTALRQGNQARAEDLFSQTLLPSADRTIELFGTMLAEADRIDNIYDELSHQALTEGVRHQQAAMAILDQIIDINRAVAAEATEQAVRDGARVQRIALTGIILGVTLALVLGMLLTRAITGPVYKGVSFAQELAKGDLTTTLDIDQKDEIGILAKALQEMRDQLLSVVADIQSASANVSAGSEEMSGTAQQLSQGATEQAASAEEVSSSMEEMGANIRQNSDNAMQTEKISQKAARNATEGGEAVSQTVTAMKEISEKINIIDEIARNTNLLALNAAIEAARAGEHGKGFAVVASEVRKLAERSQKAAAEIANLSRSSVAVAEQAGTMISEIIPDIQKTAELVQEITAASREQNSGADQINQALMQLDQVVQQNASASEEMASMAEELSSQAEQLQSTMEFFRVNNSGRSGEAPRGAALSHQKGAASGGRSSGASGSGASGARGASSKGTGGPGKSTRRLEQHQSGASGSSERGITLAEKGSQTNSRISLDLNENGPDDIDGEFESF; this is translated from the coding sequence ATGAAGAATATCAAACTGGGGATCAAACTGGTGGGAGGCTTCTCGCTGGTTGCCGCAATCGTTCTGGTGGTGGGGTTCTTCGGCTGGATGGGGGCCAACCAGATGAATCGCCATGTCGATGAGATCGCGCGGGTACGTCTCCCCAGCGTGGACGCTCTCCTCTCGCTCCGGGGCGAGTCCAACGCCCTGCGTATCGCCTTCCGCTCGCTTTTGAACCCCCGCATGTCCATGGAGGACCGGGAGCGGCAGTACGAGAACATCGAGACCGCGCGCCGGCGAACCTACGAGGACGCGATTGGTATCTACGAACCCCTGCCCCAGACGCCCGAGGAGGCCCGGCTCTGGCAACAGTTTCTCCCGGCCCTGGAGACCTGGGCAGAATACAACAACAACTTCATCACCGAAACCCGCCGCATCGAGGAATCGGAGATCCTGAACCCCGAGGAATACCAGGTAGTCATTCAGGGATTCATCGGCGATCACCAGGAGCTGATCCGGAACGTGGCGGTACTCCTGATCACGGGGAATGATTTCGCCGGCGGTGACGACCACCGGCGATGCGGCTTCGGCCAGTGGCTTGCAGAATACCGCACCCAGAACCCGGTAATTCTCCAGGCGATCCGCGAGATCGGCCCCTACCACGAGGCGTTCCACCGGACGGTCACCGAGATCCGCACCGCCCTGCGTCAGGGGAACCAGGCCCGGGCGGAGGATCTTTTCTCCCAAACCCTCCTGCCCAGCGCCGACCGCACCATCGAGCTCTTTGGCACGATGCTCGCCGAGGCGGACCGGATAGACAATATCTACGACGAGCTGAGCCACCAGGCCCTCACCGAAGGGGTCCGCCATCAGCAGGCAGCCATGGCAATCCTCGATCAAATCATTGACATCAACCGGGCCGTGGCAGCCGAGGCAACAGAGCAAGCCGTCCGCGACGGCGCACGGGTACAGCGGATCGCCCTGACAGGAATCATTCTGGGAGTAACCCTGGCGCTGGTCCTGGGCATGCTCCTTACGCGGGCAATCACCGGGCCCGTCTACAAGGGAGTATCCTTTGCCCAAGAGCTGGCAAAAGGAGACCTCACCACAACCCTCGATATCGACCAAAAGGACGAGATTGGCATCCTGGCCAAGGCCCTCCAGGAGATGAGGGATCAGCTCCTGAGCGTTGTCGCCGATATCCAGTCCGCCTCGGCAAACGTCTCGGCAGGGAGCGAAGAGATGAGCGGCACCGCCCAGCAGCTTTCCCAGGGAGCAACGGAACAGGCCGCCAGCGCCGAGGAAGTCTCCTCTTCCATGGAAGAGATGGGCGCCAACATCCGCCAGAACTCCGACAACGCCATGCAAACCGAGAAGATCTCCCAGAAGGCAGCCCGCAATGCCACAGAAGGAGGCGAAGCGGTTTCGCAAACCGTAACTGCCATGAAAGAGATCTCCGAAAAGATCAATATCATCGACGAGATCGCCCGCAATACCAACCTTCTGGCGCTGAATGCCGCCATTGAGGCCGCCCGGGCCGGAGAACACGGCAAGGGCTTTGCCGTGGTGGCCAGCGAGGTGCGAAAACTGGCCGAACGAAGCCAGAAAGCCGCCGCCGAGATCGCGAATCTCTCCCGCAGCAGCGTGGCCGTAGCCGAACAGGCAGGAACGATGATCAGCGAGATCATACCCGACATCCAGAAGACGGCCGAACTGGTCCAGGAAATCACTGCGGCCAGCCGGGAGCAAAACAGCGGGGCCGATCAGATCAACCAGGCCCTGATGCAGCTCGACCAGGTGGTACAGCAGAATGCCTCGGCATCGGAGGAAATGGCCTCCATGGCCGAAGAACTCAGCAGCCAGGCCGAGCAGCTCCAGAGCACCATGGAATTCTTCCGGGTAAACAATTCCGGTCGGAGCGGGGAGGCGCCACGGGGGGCCGCCCTGTCTCATCAGAAAGGTGCGGCCTCGGGAGGCCGAAGCTCTGGGGCTTCCGGATCCGGCGCGTCCGGAGCCAGAGGAGCCTCATCCAAAGGAACGGGAGGGCCGGGGAAGAGCACTCGGCGACTGGAGCAGCACCAGTCGGGCGCATCGGGATCATCCGAGAGGGGGATCACTCTGGCCGAGAAGGGATCCCAGACAAACTCCCGGATATCGCTGGACCTGAACGAGAACGGCCCCGACGATATCGACGGCGAGTTCGAGAGCTTCTAG
- a CDS encoding XdhC family protein gives MVSMKSCYASDILPTATRWLQEGRSVVVGTIIHQQGSSSAPLAARMICNEQEEVAGAVSGGCVESDLARQAQEVIRTGTPRLVHYGPRETTSEPEPILEVGLACGGAITVLLEPLDSTWLAGHQDSFCGVVTVQVAETPPFRVTRTWYPREMPFGAGLVRDAWESGAARSKRAGKMILLAEPVIPAPTVLVFGATPVADALVRLARVMGYSSVISDPREARFSGPRPVADEELQDWPDQTLQELLRRGSLAPPQELFVVSLDHEPRFEDALWEALLEEMERGTIAKPAYTGAIGQKDRALERQTRARQRGLDLSPLEPIYTPVGMNLGGKAPAEVALSIIAQIVASRHGRPGGHLA, from the coding sequence ATGGTGTCCATGAAGAGTTGCTACGCCTCGGACATTCTCCCCACGGCAACCCGCTGGCTCCAGGAAGGGCGAAGCGTTGTGGTGGGCACCATTATCCATCAGCAGGGATCTTCCAGCGCCCCCCTGGCGGCCCGCATGATCTGCAACGAACAGGAAGAGGTTGCCGGCGCCGTCAGTGGCGGTTGCGTTGAATCCGATCTCGCCCGCCAGGCCCAGGAGGTGATCAGGACGGGAACACCGCGTCTGGTTCACTACGGCCCCCGGGAGACCACCTCCGAACCGGAGCCGATCCTGGAGGTGGGGCTTGCCTGTGGAGGGGCGATCACGGTCCTCCTTGAACCTCTGGACTCGACCTGGCTCGCTGGGCATCAAGACTCCTTTTGCGGAGTGGTAACGGTCCAGGTGGCAGAAACCCCTCCCTTCAGGGTAACCAGAACCTGGTACCCCCGGGAGATGCCCTTTGGGGCGGGCCTGGTGCGTGACGCCTGGGAGTCGGGTGCAGCCAGAAGCAAACGGGCCGGCAAAATGATCCTTCTGGCGGAACCGGTTATCCCGGCACCAACGGTACTTGTCTTCGGCGCAACCCCCGTAGCAGACGCCCTGGTCCGGCTGGCCCGGGTCATGGGGTACTCCTCGGTGATCAGCGATCCCCGGGAGGCCCGCTTTTCGGGGCCTCGTCCCGTAGCCGACGAGGAACTTCAGGACTGGCCGGACCAGACCCTTCAGGAACTTCTCCGCAGGGGATCCCTGGCCCCGCCCCAAGAGCTCTTTGTGGTCTCCCTGGACCACGAACCCCGCTTTGAAGACGCTCTATGGGAAGCCCTTCTGGAAGAGATGGAAAGAGGCACTATCGCGAAACCCGCCTATACGGGGGCAATCGGGCAAAAAGACCGCGCCCTGGAACGGCAGACGCGCGCCCGGCAAAGGGGCCTGGACCTCTCACCCCTGGAGCCGATTTACACGCCCGTTGGCATGAATCTGGGAGGCAAGGCCCCGGCCGAGGTAGCCCTGAGCATCATCGCCCAGATTGTTGCCTCTCGCCATGGACGACCCGGGGGACACCTGGCCTGA
- a CDS encoding AAA family ATPase, whose amino-acid sequence MQRGREPLVTVLTGPRGSGKTRFCSVLAARHSGVAALISPACEDGEGRRFGIDSVVLPGGARFALARVVDPDYRPQRASEEDGLRHTLAEAPQEEAPPEEVPPEGVILGPYRFSRQALGAAGDALRQELLQGDHRLAVLDEIGPLELNRGEGFSALLRDLLRGAELPLLPLVVVVRPSLVATLCNYIRRERKGCSPVTIGVGEGGDAERPAFLRSLLR is encoded by the coding sequence ATGCAAAGAGGGAGAGAGCCCCTGGTAACCGTTTTGACGGGGCCGAGGGGCTCGGGAAAAACCAGATTCTGCTCCGTTCTGGCGGCGCGTCACAGCGGGGTGGCTGCCTTGATCTCCCCTGCCTGTGAGGATGGCGAGGGGAGACGTTTCGGCATAGATTCGGTGGTTCTGCCCGGTGGCGCGCGCTTTGCCCTGGCTCGTGTGGTTGATCCTGACTATCGGCCCCAGAGGGCGTCCGAGGAAGATGGTCTTCGCCACACGTTGGCGGAGGCTCCTCAGGAGGAGGCTCCTCCGGAGGAGGTTCCCCCGGAGGGAGTGATCCTGGGGCCGTATCGTTTCTCCCGACAGGCTCTGGGTGCAGCCGGGGATGCCCTGCGGCAGGAACTTCTTCAGGGAGATCATCGCCTGGCGGTTCTGGACGAGATAGGACCTCTTGAGTTGAATCGGGGAGAAGGCTTCTCGGCTCTTCTGCGCGATCTGCTCAGGGGGGCGGAGCTTCCGCTTCTGCCGCTGGTGGTGGTGGTGCGCCCCTCCCTGGTGGCAACTCTGTGCAACTATATTCGCCGGGAGAGGAAGGGGTGTTCTCCCGTGACGATTGGCGTCGGGGAAGGGGGAGATGCCGAACGTCCGGCTTTCCTGCGCAGTTTGCTCCGCTAG
- a CDS encoding NCS2 family permease — translation METFFELKKNKTDVRTEVIAGITTFLTMAYILVVQPLTLAEAGMDFGAVFTATAIASFIGTMVMALVAKLPFALAPGMGLNAFFAFSVVVGMGRSWQFALTAVFLEGIIFIILTMLNVREAIVDSIPENIKKAISVGIGLFIAFVGFKNAGIIVAHEQTLVQLGSMAEPGVLVALIGLIGTGAFVALKMKGALLVGILAATVIGIPFGITTVREGFQLISAPPSIAPVFMQFEWGQIFTFDMLLVVFTFLFVDMFDTVGTLVGVSTKAGLMTKDGKIPRVKGALMADAIGTTAGAMLGTSTVTTYIESAAGVEEGGRTGLTALVTACFFLVALFFSQVFLLIPAAATAPALILVGVFMASPVKDIDFTDYTEAIPAFLTLIVMPLTFSISEGIVFGVLSYVFLKLLTGRHKEITLLTYLVGVFFLISLVV, via the coding sequence ATGGAAACCTTTTTTGAACTCAAGAAGAACAAAACCGATGTCCGCACAGAGGTAATCGCAGGAATTACCACCTTCCTGACCATGGCCTACATCCTTGTTGTCCAGCCCCTGACCCTGGCCGAGGCTGGAATGGACTTCGGCGCAGTCTTCACCGCTACAGCGATCGCCTCCTTCATAGGGACCATGGTGATGGCCCTGGTAGCAAAGTTGCCCTTCGCGCTGGCTCCCGGTATGGGGCTCAACGCCTTTTTTGCCTTCTCGGTTGTCGTGGGAATGGGCCGAAGCTGGCAGTTTGCCCTGACAGCGGTCTTTCTGGAGGGAATCATCTTCATCATTCTCACGATGCTCAACGTTCGGGAAGCTATCGTGGACAGCATCCCCGAGAACATCAAGAAAGCAATCTCCGTGGGTATCGGCCTCTTTATCGCCTTCGTGGGATTCAAGAACGCCGGGATCATCGTGGCCCACGAACAAACGCTGGTCCAGCTGGGGAGCATGGCTGAACCGGGAGTACTGGTGGCGCTGATCGGCCTGATCGGGACCGGAGCCTTCGTGGCGCTCAAAATGAAAGGCGCCCTCCTGGTGGGAATCCTGGCGGCCACGGTGATCGGTATCCCCTTCGGCATTACCACCGTTCGTGAAGGATTTCAGCTCATCAGCGCTCCCCCTTCAATCGCTCCGGTGTTCATGCAGTTTGAGTGGGGCCAGATTTTCACCTTCGACATGCTCCTGGTGGTCTTCACCTTTCTCTTTGTCGATATGTTCGACACCGTGGGAACCCTGGTGGGGGTCTCCACCAAGGCGGGCCTCATGACAAAAGACGGGAAGATTCCCCGCGTAAAGGGCGCCCTCATGGCCGACGCCATAGGCACAACGGCGGGAGCGATGCTCGGAACCAGCACCGTCACCACCTACATCGAAAGCGCCGCCGGAGTAGAAGAGGGGGGCCGCACGGGTCTCACTGCCCTGGTCACGGCTTGTTTCTTCCTGGTCGCCCTCTTTTTCAGCCAGGTCTTTCTCCTGATACCCGCAGCCGCCACGGCTCCGGCCCTGATCCTGGTAGGTGTCTTCATGGCAAGCCCCGTGAAGGACATCGACTTCACCGACTACACCGAGGCGATTCCGGCCTTTTTGACCCTTATCGTCATGCCCTTGACCTTCAGCATCTCCGAGGGGATCGTCTTCGGCGTTCTCTCCTACGTATTCCTGAAGCTCCTCACGGGGCGACACAAGGAAATAACCCTCCTGACCTACCTGGTGGGAGTCTTCTTCCTGATCAGCCTGGTGGTATAG
- the ilvA gene encoding threonine ammonia-lyase, biosynthetic: protein MTDAFKQVLLARVYQAAEETPLSPAPKLSALRGARVYLKREDLQPVHSFKIRGAYNRIVALTGEERQRGVIAASAGNHAQGVALSASMLGIPATIVMPKTTPLIKVDAVRGHGARVVLEGDSFQEAYACARELLRQSGATFIHPFDDPLVIAGQGTIGREILEQLPDVTHIFVPVGGGGLLAGISLYVKQLLPQVEIIGVEPADSNAMERSLKAGERVRLDHVGIFADGVAVKQVGAHTFEAVRRYVDRVITVSTDEICAAIKAVFEDTRSIVEPAGALAAAGIMKTDLPRDAHAVAVCSGANMTFERLQQVAERTLIGSGREVLVATAMPERAGALRQFCAALVGDHAITQFHYRFRPGETAHVLVGVSVSSSADRGTFLARMEALGYDHTDLSDDEIAKEHVRHMIGGAVPGDQAEHLYQIHFPERPGALGDFLGTLGTRWNISAFHYRNRASDRGNVLIGFQADDRGALEARLRETGYEWSSLEGSPSVDLFLTSRGTGAWSRGQGIDPVPGNPSIPPG, encoded by the coding sequence ATGACTGATGCCTTCAAACAGGTCCTCCTCGCCCGGGTCTACCAGGCGGCGGAGGAGACGCCTCTCTCTCCGGCCCCGAAGCTTTCGGCGCTCCGGGGGGCGAGGGTGTATTTAAAGCGGGAAGATCTCCAGCCCGTGCACTCCTTCAAAATACGCGGAGCCTACAACCGGATCGTGGCACTCACCGGGGAAGAACGTCAGCGTGGTGTGATCGCGGCAAGCGCGGGTAACCACGCCCAGGGGGTTGCCCTCAGCGCCTCCATGCTGGGCATTCCCGCCACGATCGTGATGCCCAAAACAACGCCTCTCATCAAGGTTGATGCTGTGCGAGGCCATGGGGCCCGGGTCGTTCTGGAGGGGGACTCCTTTCAGGAGGCCTACGCCTGCGCCCGGGAGTTGCTCCGCCAGAGCGGGGCCACCTTCATTCACCCCTTCGATGACCCGCTGGTTATCGCCGGCCAGGGTACGATTGGCCGGGAGATCCTGGAACAGCTCCCCGATGTCACTCATATCTTTGTTCCTGTAGGGGGAGGGGGGCTTCTGGCGGGGATTTCCCTTTATGTGAAGCAGCTACTCCCCCAGGTGGAAATTATTGGCGTGGAGCCCGCCGACAGCAACGCCATGGAGCGCTCCCTGAAGGCGGGAGAGCGGGTTCGGCTGGACCACGTGGGAATTTTTGCCGACGGTGTGGCGGTCAAACAAGTGGGAGCCCACACGTTTGAGGCGGTACGCCGCTACGTGGACAGGGTGATCACCGTGAGCACCGACGAGATCTGCGCCGCCATCAAGGCGGTCTTTGAGGACACCCGCAGTATTGTGGAACCCGCAGGAGCCCTGGCTGCCGCAGGGATCATGAAGACCGATCTGCCTCGGGATGCTCACGCGGTGGCGGTCTGCTCGGGCGCAAACATGACCTTTGAACGCCTCCAGCAGGTGGCCGAGCGCACCCTGATCGGCTCCGGTCGGGAGGTGCTGGTGGCAACGGCCATGCCGGAACGGGCTGGTGCTCTCCGGCAGTTCTGCGCAGCCCTGGTGGGTGATCACGCGATCACCCAGTTTCATTACCGCTTTCGCCCGGGCGAGACGGCCCATGTGCTGGTGGGTGTCAGCGTTTCCAGCTCTGCCGACCGGGGGACGTTTCTTGCACGGATGGAGGCCCTGGGCTACGACCACACAGATCTTTCCGATGACGAGATCGCCAAGGAACACGTCCGTCACATGATCGGTGGTGCCGTGCCGGGCGATCAGGCGGAGCACCTCTATCAGATTCATTTTCCGGAGCGTCCCGGCGCGCTGGGTGATTTTCTTGGGACTTTGGGGACTCGCTGGAACATCAGCGCCTTTCACTATCGAAACCGGGCCAGCGACAGGGGGAACGTGCTTATTGGCTTTCAGGCTGATGACCGGGGTGCTCTGGAGGCGCGGCTTCGTGAAACAGGCTACGAATGGAGCTCTTTGGAGGGGTCTCCCTCGGTGGACCTCTTTCTGACCTCCCGAGGGACAGGGGCGTGGTCCCGGGGGCAGGGTATCGACCCTGTCCCCGGAAATCCTTCTATACCACCAGGCTGA
- a CDS encoding SPOR domain-containing protein produces the protein MEQNKVLMIIASAAIFFVAVFGVGVALLYPGGGAESEGTRHSAVREFDPIEYVRRQERAPLEPPEKEDSLIIVYGEREDHDPLSQAPAVDGELHLEEDPPAPAPAAPAPAADPRPAPTASAPRASAPAEPAPRAEPRPAPARPAPAESPEPRQVRVTEYWIQLIASPSRDRVAQAEQTLASRDLGGRVTTRNVDGQIFYRLRVGPYKSKAEAEQFLQWVRAIEGFEEAYISEEYPLRSVSS, from the coding sequence ATGGAGCAGAACAAAGTTCTGATGATCATCGCTTCGGCAGCGATCTTCTTTGTCGCGGTCTTTGGAGTTGGGGTAGCTCTGTTATACCCCGGAGGGGGCGCTGAATCGGAGGGCACGAGACACAGCGCGGTGAGGGAGTTCGACCCCATTGAGTACGTGCGGCGTCAGGAGCGGGCTCCCCTGGAGCCTCCGGAAAAAGAGGACTCCCTGATTATTGTGTACGGGGAGAGGGAAGACCACGATCCTCTCTCCCAAGCCCCGGCAGTAGATGGAGAGCTCCACCTCGAGGAAGATCCTCCCGCTCCAGCCCCGGCAGCGCCTGCCCCGGCGGCGGATCCCCGGCCTGCCCCAACAGCCTCTGCCCCAAGAGCGTCTGCACCGGCAGAGCCTGCCCCAAGGGCAGAGCCCCGGCCAGCTCCGGCAAGACCTGCTCCGGCAGAATCACCGGAACCCCGGCAGGTCCGCGTAACGGAGTACTGGATACAGTTGATCGCATCGCCCAGTCGAGACAGGGTTGCCCAGGCGGAACAGACCCTGGCCAGCCGTGATCTGGGGGGGCGGGTGACAACACGAAACGTGGACGGTCAGATCTTCTATCGTCTCCGGGTTGGTCCTTACAAGTCAAAGGCCGAGGCTGAGCAGTTTTTGCAATGGGTTCGTGCCATTGAGGGATTTGAGGAAGCCTATATCAGCGAAGAGTATCCCCTGCGCAGCGTGAGCAGTTAG
- the coaE gene encoding dephospho-CoA kinase (Dephospho-CoA kinase (CoaE) performs the final step in coenzyme A biosynthesis.) has product MRVVGVAGKCCAGKDLVVKWFSDRGWQEINVDHVGHQALEELQEEILHRFGRTILNDRGDRIDRARLGRLVFSSSSALARLEELVHPWIRQEVSERTRSILGSSPVTTVVINAALLVPLGLHTLCDAVFLVEAPLGVRIARARRRDALGWRAIFRRLWAQRRLHIQARRSCADIIRVDNRSAPELLYRQLEEALQLRQEPGE; this is encoded by the coding sequence GTGAGAGTGGTGGGGGTGGCAGGAAAATGCTGCGCCGGGAAAGACTTGGTGGTGAAGTGGTTTTCCGACCGGGGGTGGCAGGAGATCAACGTGGATCACGTGGGGCATCAGGCCCTGGAGGAGTTGCAGGAAGAGATCCTTCATCGTTTTGGAAGGACCATCCTGAACGATCGGGGTGATCGGATTGACCGGGCACGCCTGGGGCGGCTGGTCTTTTCCAGCTCTTCGGCTCTGGCCCGGCTGGAGGAGCTGGTCCATCCCTGGATACGGCAGGAGGTGAGCGAACGCACCCGATCGATTCTGGGTTCTTCCCCGGTAACGACGGTGGTGATCAACGCCGCTTTGCTGGTGCCGCTGGGGTTGCACACCCTCTGCGATGCGGTTTTTCTTGTGGAGGCGCCCCTGGGGGTGCGGATTGCCCGGGCCAGGCGGCGCGATGCTCTGGGATGGAGAGCAATTTTTCGCCGCCTCTGGGCACAACGCAGGCTCCATATTCAAGCACGGCGATCATGTGCCGACATAATAAGAGTAGATAACCGGAGCGCGCCGGAGCTGCTGTACCGGCAGCTGGAGGAGGCTCTTCAGTTACGGCAGGAACCAGGAGAATAA